In Saccharothrix syringae, the following are encoded in one genomic region:
- a CDS encoding PLP-dependent cysteine synthase family protein — protein MLIPRRNRHLLDLLGRSPVARIDTPLPHPHGGFWAKLECLSAGGMKARPAVSMLQAARGRGELRPGAVVVESTSGTLGLGLAFAGQALGHPVVLVVDVELEPSMRALLRAHGARLEVVDEPHPVGGWQQARLDRLRAVLAEFPDAYWPDQYNNPDNPRGYAALARELVEQVDPVDVLVCSVGTGGHSAGVVAELRRHWPRVRLVGVDSVGSTIFGQPARPRVMRGLGSSIHPRNVAHAEFDEVHWLGPVEVVDACRRLARDAFVTGGWSTGAVALVAAWAARVEPGAVVAAVFPDGPHRYLGTIFDDDFCRARGLLGRPADRPVEVGDPLRAEATGWTRSRRVAAPRPAVPA, from the coding sequence GTGCTGATCCCCCGCCGGAACCGGCATTTGCTGGACCTGCTCGGCCGCAGCCCGGTCGCCCGCATCGACACCCCGCTCCCCCACCCGCACGGCGGGTTCTGGGCGAAGCTGGAGTGCCTGAGCGCCGGCGGCATGAAGGCCCGCCCGGCCGTGTCCATGCTCCAGGCCGCCCGCGGGCGCGGTGAGCTGCGCCCCGGCGCGGTGGTCGTGGAGTCGACCAGCGGCACGCTGGGCCTCGGCCTGGCCTTCGCGGGCCAGGCGCTGGGCCACCCCGTGGTGCTGGTGGTGGACGTCGAGCTGGAGCCGTCGATGCGCGCCCTGCTGCGCGCCCACGGCGCCCGGCTGGAGGTGGTCGACGAACCGCACCCGGTGGGCGGCTGGCAGCAGGCGCGCCTGGACCGGCTCCGGGCGGTGCTGGCCGAGTTCCCCGACGCCTACTGGCCCGACCAGTACAACAACCCGGACAACCCCCGGGGGTACGCGGCGCTGGCCCGGGAGCTGGTGGAGCAGGTGGACCCCGTCGACGTGCTGGTGTGCAGCGTGGGCACCGGCGGGCACAGCGCGGGCGTCGTGGCCGAGCTGCGCCGGCACTGGCCGCGGGTGCGGCTGGTGGGCGTGGACTCGGTGGGGTCGACCATCTTCGGCCAACCGGCGCGGCCCCGGGTGATGCGGGGGCTGGGCAGCAGCATCCACCCGCGCAACGTGGCCCACGCCGAGTTCGACGAGGTGCACTGGCTGGGCCCGGTGGAGGTGGTGGACGCCTGCCGCAGGCTGGCCCGGGACGCGTTCGTCACCGGCGGGTGGAGCACGGGCGCGGTCGCGCTGGTGGCCGCGTGGGCGGCCCGCGTCGAGCCCGGCGCGGTGGTGGCCGCGGTGTTCCCCGACGGCCCGCACCGCTACCTCGGCACGATCTTCGACGACGACTTCTGCCGCGCCCGCGGGCTGCTGGGCCGGCCCGCCGACCGGCCGGTGGAGGTCGGCGACCCGCTCCGCGCCGAGGCGACGGGCTGGACGCGGTCCCGCCGGGTCGCCGCGCCCCGACCGGCGGTGCCCGCGTGA
- a CDS encoding ATP-grasp domain-containing protein, translating to MAHLLMVESWVGAMSSLLPRAINEIGHRFTFLTRDLHHYLRSAPAHPHPLLAADNVLTAETNDVPALLAHVARLHDVLRFDGVISSCDYYLPTVARIAAHLGLPGPDPRAVERACRKDLTRTTLRDAGVPGPRFALAEDWPATAGAAAALGYPLVVKPVDLCAGMHVRKVRDEEELREAFAALEAFPVNARDQPRVRTVLLEELLTGPEVSVETVTAGGETRVVGVTDKSVAGEPWFVESGHMFPADLPTDGAEAVAVAALNALGLDNGVAHTEIKLTPDGPRLVEVNPRPAGNQITELVRRVTGIDLPAVHAQLAVGERPDLRPADTGVRSAAISFLLPPRSGAVARVRGAEALADAPDVVDWAVRPPGHRAGDPTSNNSYLGHVVVTDPAGPGARARAERLIAGLSVDYAEPGAGNRVGTGTDTTTEAPAEGAA from the coding sequence GTGGCTCACCTGTTGATGGTCGAGAGCTGGGTCGGTGCCATGAGCTCGCTGCTGCCCCGGGCGATCAACGAGATAGGGCACCGCTTCACCTTCCTCACCCGCGACCTGCACCACTACCTGCGCTCGGCCCCCGCGCACCCCCACCCCCTGCTCGCCGCCGACAACGTGCTCACCGCCGAGACCAACGACGTCCCCGCCCTGCTCGCCCACGTCGCCCGGCTGCACGACGTCCTGCGCTTCGACGGCGTGATCTCCTCCTGCGACTACTACCTGCCCACCGTCGCGCGGATCGCCGCGCACCTCGGCCTGCCCGGCCCCGACCCGCGCGCGGTCGAGCGCGCCTGCCGCAAGGACCTCACCCGCACCACCCTGCGCGACGCGGGCGTACCGGGCCCGCGCTTCGCCCTGGCCGAGGACTGGCCCGCCACCGCCGGGGCCGCCGCGGCGCTGGGGTACCCGCTGGTGGTCAAGCCCGTCGACCTGTGCGCCGGGATGCACGTGCGCAAGGTCCGCGACGAGGAGGAGCTGCGCGAGGCGTTCGCCGCGCTGGAGGCGTTCCCGGTCAACGCCCGCGACCAGCCCAGGGTGCGGACCGTGCTGCTGGAGGAGCTGCTGACCGGTCCCGAGGTGAGCGTCGAGACCGTCACGGCCGGCGGGGAGACCCGCGTCGTCGGCGTCACCGACAAGAGCGTCGCGGGCGAGCCGTGGTTCGTGGAGAGCGGGCACATGTTCCCCGCCGACCTGCCCACCGACGGCGCCGAAGCAGTGGCGGTCGCCGCGCTGAACGCCTTGGGGCTCGACAACGGCGTCGCGCACACCGAGATCAAGCTGACCCCCGACGGCCCGCGGCTGGTCGAGGTCAACCCCCGCCCGGCGGGCAACCAGATCACCGAGCTGGTCCGCCGCGTCACCGGGATCGACCTGCCCGCCGTGCACGCGCAGCTCGCCGTGGGTGAACGGCCCGACCTGCGCCCGGCCGACACCGGGGTGCGCAGCGCCGCGATCTCCTTCCTGCTGCCGCCCCGGTCGGGGGCGGTGGCCCGCGTCCGCGGTGCCGAGGCGCTGGCCGACGCGCCCGACGTGGTCGACTGGGCGGTGCGGCCGCCCGGCCACCGGGCCGGTGACCCGACCAGCAACAACAGCTACCTGGGGCACGTCGTGGTGACCGACCCGGCCGGTCCGGGCGCGCGGGCGCGGGCGGAGCGGCTGATCGCCGGGCTGTCGGTGGACTACGCGGAACCCGGCGCCGGGAACCGCGTCGGAACCGGCACCGACACCACCACCGAAGCCCCCGCCGAGGGGGCGGCGTGA
- a CDS encoding Rossmann-like domain-containing protein, producing MTLADLVDLVRGGTLGPDPAKCAVSVAFTTRQGVRHATRDQSYRNTVISLRVAEAVGSCAVDDIADAEVHDCVGATVADLLDHPAPAVRTAALDAYLMHARPHARSNARTVTIDPGDSLAKSMARAAAVVDLLDPAPGDRVLVVGVVNSLLHHLRERGATYVPCDLRPGSTEWGEPIVPDALSALPGCDLVLASGMTLGNGTFEPLLRHAAGKPVVLFAQTASAVLPWFIGSGVRAVSAEPYPFFWLDGGPTTIHHYTERPAC from the coding sequence GTGACCCTCGCCGACCTCGTCGACCTCGTCCGCGGCGGCACCCTGGGCCCGGACCCGGCGAAGTGCGCCGTGAGCGTCGCCTTCACCACCCGGCAGGGCGTCAGGCACGCCACCCGCGACCAGTCCTACCGCAACACCGTGATCAGCCTGCGGGTGGCCGAGGCGGTCGGCTCCTGCGCGGTGGACGACATCGCCGACGCCGAGGTGCACGACTGCGTCGGCGCCACCGTGGCCGACCTGCTCGATCACCCGGCTCCCGCCGTGCGCACCGCCGCGCTCGACGCCTACCTCATGCACGCCCGCCCGCACGCCCGCTCCAACGCCAGGACCGTCACCATCGACCCCGGCGACTCGCTGGCGAAGTCCATGGCCCGCGCGGCCGCCGTGGTCGACCTGCTGGACCCCGCGCCGGGCGACCGGGTGCTGGTGGTCGGCGTGGTGAACTCGCTGCTGCACCACCTGCGCGAGCGCGGCGCGACCTACGTGCCGTGCGACCTCAGGCCGGGCAGCACGGAGTGGGGCGAGCCGATCGTCCCCGACGCCCTGTCCGCCCTGCCCGGCTGCGACCTCGTGCTGGCCTCGGGCATGACGCTCGGCAACGGCACGTTCGAACCCCTGCTGCGCCACGCCGCCGGCAAGCCCGTGGTGCTGTTCGCGCAGACGGCCAGCGCGGTGCTGCCGTGGTTCATCGGGTCCGGGGTGCGGGCCGTGTCCGCCGAGCCGTACCCGTTCTTCTGGCTCGACGGCGGTCCCACGACGATCCACCACTACACGGAGCGCCCCGCGTGCTGA